Proteins encoded in a region of the Anopheles ziemanni chromosome 2, idAnoZiCoDA_A2_x.2, whole genome shotgun sequence genome:
- the LOC131294537 gene encoding ficolin-2-like has translation MLKLSVLIGLMVCLETVLVQCASNESSSVSAPSGFSFEMIMTKLQVLEYHIIKKDLQADERITVLASNVKSLVRDFSVQRESRYTSCSSLPFRLSGIYQIQPEKPFKEPMSVLCDQEYESGGWTVIQHRFDGSVNFFRGWQEYKNGFGSLEGEFWLGLDRIHQLTASKPHELLIVLEDYDGNKTYAKYDRFEIGDEGQKYVLKTLGTYSGTAGDSFSDLNGMKFSTLDADNDTWGKNCAVEYTGAWWYTACHHSNLNGRYLSGATKESWAGMVWHKFRGEDYSLKSSKMMIRQM, from the exons ATGTTAAAACTTAGTGTTCTTATTGGTTTGATGGTTTGTTTAGAAACTGTGCTTGTTCAGTGTGCTAGCAACGAATCCAGTTCGGTTTCAGCTCCAAGTGGATTTTCGTTCGAGATGATCATGACAAAGCTGCAAGTGCTCGAGTATCACATCATTAAGAAGGATCTTCAAGCAGACGAACGAATCACCGTATTGGCGTCCAATGTGAAGAGTCTAGTGAGAGAC TTCAGTGTGCAACGTGAGAGTCGGTACACTTCTTGCAGCAGTTTGCCTTTCCGCTTGTCTGGAATATACCAGATTCAGCCGGAGAAACCTTTCAAGGAACCGATGAGCGTGCTATGTGATCAAGAGTACGAGTCCGGAGGATGGACAGTGATTCAACATCGCTTTGACGGTTCGGTGAACTTCTTTCGAGGATGGCAGGAGTATAAGAATGGTTTCGGTAGCCTAGaaggcgagttctggttgggCTTGGATCGCATCCATCAGCTGACCGCATCAAAACCACATGAATTATTGATTGTGCTGGAGGACTacgatggaaataaaacatacgCAAAGTACGATCGCTTTGAGATTGGAGACGAGGGTCAAAAGTATGTCTTGAAGACCCTGGGCACTTATTCGGGAACGGCTGGAGATTCGTTTTCAGACCTCAATGGTATGAAATTCTCCACACTCGACGCTGATAACGACACATGGGGAAAGAACTGCGCGGTTGAGTATACTGGAGCGTGGTGGTATACGGCTTGCCATCACAG TAACCTCAACGGACGTTATTTGAGCGGAGCTACAAAGGAATCATGGGCTGGAATGGTTTGGCACAAGTTCCGTGGTGAAGATTATTCGttgaaatcttcaaaaatgatGATTAGGCAAATGTAG
- the LOC131294539 gene encoding angiopoietin-related protein 2-like, protein MVQMDTDSLLFGMLLELSVKTQYGSVKDAPSPSSKKAHQSRQCAFCVNRMATSPMANTSGIYQIQPENPFKQPMNVLCDQEYGSGGWTVIQYRFDGSVNFYRGWQEYKNGFGSLESEFWLGLDRIFQLTASKPLELVVLVVDVNGVSTFAKYDHFEIGDDSQGYVLKSVGAYSGTAGDELTDLVGQKFTTLDIDSEIFEICAYTGGWWHKDCFMRSVAC, encoded by the exons ATGG TACAGATGGATACAGATAGCTTACTGTTCGGAATGTTGCTTGAACTATCAGTAAAAACTCAGTACGGTTCCGTCAAAGATGCGCCGTCACCGAGTTCGAAAAAAGCACATCAAAGCAGGCAGTGCGCCTTTTGCGTCAATCGAATGGCAACGTCCCCGATGGCGAA TACCTCCGGAATTTACCAGATTCAACCCGAAAACCCCTTCAAGCAACCGATGAACGTGCTGTGCGACCAAGAGTACGGGTCCGGTGGATGGACAGTGATTCAATATCGCTTCGACGGTTCGGTAAACTTCTACCGTGGTTGGCAGGAGTACAAGAATGGTTTCGGCAGTTTAGagagcgagttctggttgGGCTTGGATCGTATCTTTCAGTTGACCGCTTCGAAACCACTTGAGTTGGTGGTTTTGGTGGTAGATGTCAATGGCGTCAGTACGTTCGCAAAGTACGATCACTTCGAGATTGGAGACGATAGTCAAGGCTATGTCTTGAAGTCTGTGGGCGCTTACTCCGGTACGGCTGGCGATGAATTGACAGACCTCGTAGGACAGAAATTCACCACACTGGACATTGATAGTGAAATATTCGAAATTTGTGCGTACACTGGAGGTTGGTGGCATAAAGACTGCTTTATGAGGTCTGTAGCATGTTGA
- the LOC131294533 gene encoding ficolin-1-like encodes MRSSKVYAMLLVILSALWAPIVVQCKRNEKNCNAKIAEQLESLKLDLIEIASDLSGLEQLKYSLAEQRTLLTRRQCAKPLTCCECGETKCQCGCRIPESNYSYCSDIICTRSGIYQIQPENPFKQPMNVLCDQEYGSGGWTVIQYRFDGSVNFYRGWQEYKNGFGSLEGEFWLGLDRIFQLTAFKPLELVILLVDLLGVSTYARYERFEIGDESQGYVLKPVGAYSGTAGDQLTNLVGQNFTTLDKDYDAVSINCAVEYTGAWWHENCDLRSVV; translated from the coding sequence ATGAGGTCCTCTAAGGTGTACGCAATGTTACTGGTCATTTTAAGTGCCCTTTGGGCCCCAATCGTGGTGCAgtgcaaaagaaacgaaaaaaactgCAATGCAAAGATTGCGGAGCAGTTGGAAAGCCTAAAACTTGATTTAATAGAAATTGCCAGTGATCTTAGTGGATTAGAGCAACTAAAGTATTCGCTAGCGGAACAGAGGACTCTTCTTACCCGTCGACAGTGTGCGAAACCTCTTACCTGTTGTGAATGTGGTGAAACGAAATGTCAATGTGGATGTAGAATTCCAGAATCTAACTATTCCTACTGCAGTGACATAATATGCACGAGGTCAGGAATATACCAGATTCAACCAGAAAACCCCTTCAAGCAACCGATGAACGTGCTGTGCGACCAAGAGTACGGGTCCGGAGGATGGACAGTGATTCAATATCGCTTCGACGGTTCGGTGAACTTCTACCGAGGTTGGCAGGAGTACAAGAACGGTTTCGGTAGTTTAGAGGGCGAGTTCTGGCTAGGCTTGGATCGTATCTTTCAGTTGACCGCCTTCAAACCACTTGAGTTGGTGATTTTGTTGGTAGATCTCTTAGGCGTCAGCACGTACGCAAGGTACGAACGCTTCGAGATTGGAGACGAGAGTCAAGGCTATGTCTTGAAGCCTGTGGGCGCTTACTCTGGTACTGCTGGTGATCAATTGACAAACCTCGTAGGACAGAACTTCACCACACTGGACAAAGATTATGACGCTGTATCCATAAATTGCGCGGTTGAGTACACTGGAGCTTGGTGGCATGAAAACTGCGATTTGAGGTCTGTAGTATGA
- the LOC131282682 gene encoding large ribosomal subunit protein eL15, with protein sequence MGAYRYVQELYRKKQSDVMRYLLRVRVWQYRQMTKFHRAPRPSRPDKARRLGYRAKQGYSIFRIRVRRGGRKRPVPKGCTYGKPKSHGVNELKPTRCLQSVAEERVGRRVGGLRVLNSYWVSQDASHKYYEVIMVDTSHNAIRRDPKANWICNAVHKHRELRGLTSAGKKSRGLGKGYRYSQTIGGSRRACWRRRNRLHMRRYR encoded by the exons ATGGGGGCATACAGATACGTCCAGGAGCTGTACCGCAAGAAGCAGAGCGATGTGATGCGCTATCTGTTGCGCGTCCGCGTCTGGCAGTACCGCCAGATGACCAAGTTCCACCGTGCCCCGCGTCCGTCTCGCCCGGACAAGGCTCGCCGTCTGGGATACCGTGCAAAGCAGGGCTATTCAATCTTCCGCATCCGCGTACGTCGCGGTGGCCGTAAACGCCCAGTCCCCAAGGGTTGCACGTACGGCAAGCCCAAGAGCCACGGTGTCAACGAGCTGAAGCCAACCCGCTGTCTGCAGTCCGTCGCCGAG GAACGTGTCGGTCGCCGCGTCGGAGGTCTTCGCGTGTTGAACTCGTACTGGGTTTCCCAAGATGCATCCCATAAGTACTACGAGGTCATCATGGTTGATACCTCCCATAACGCAATCCGCCGTGACCCGAAGGCGAACTGGATTTGCAACGCCGTACACAAGCACCGTGAGCTTCGTGGTCTTACGTCGGCTGGAAAGAAATCCCGCGGTCTGGGCAAGGGCTACCGCTACTCCCAGACTATTGGCGGATCTCGTCGTGCCTGCTGGCGTCGTCGCAACCGTCTGCATATGCGCCGTTACCGTTAA
- the LOC131294538 gene encoding ficolin-2-like, with the protein MQCKINETDLRTDKKLQSGFSFEIIMTKLQVLEYDMMQKDQQSKEMINSLSLNVANLLKSVELLAGLAQPLLSGIRGSNYTSCKMRPLLDSGVYQIQPEKPFKEPMTVLCDQKYESGGWTVILNRFDGSVNFYRGWQEYKNGFGTLEGEFWLGLDRIHQLTASKPHELVVLLEDYDGNKTNAKYDRFEIGDESQKYVLKSLGGYLGTAGNAMNDLVGMKFTTLDADNDAWNKNCAVSFTGAWWYKDCHRSNLNGKYLRGETKEFATGMVWQPFRGYHHSLKTAKMMIRPLN; encoded by the exons ATGCAgtgtaaaattaatgaaactgATCTAAGGACAGACAAGAAGCTACaaagtggtttttcttttgaaattaTCATGACAAAGCTGCAAGTCCTCGAGTACGACATGATGCAAAAGGATCAACAAAGCAAGGAGATGATCAATTCTCTATCGTTGAATGTAGCAAATTTGTTAAAGTCCGTTGAACTGCTCGCCGGACTGGCACAGCCTTTGCTCAGTGGAATACGTGGAAGTAACTACACATCGTGCAAAATGCGACCTTTACTCGACTCTGGAGTGTATCAAATTCAGCCCGAGAAACCGTTCAAGGAGCCGATGACCGTGTTGTGCGATCAAAAGTACGAGTCCGGTGGATGGACCGTTATTCTAAACCGGTTCGACGGGTCGGTGAATTTTTACCGAGGCTGGCAGGAGTATAAGAATGGTTTCGGTACCTTAGaaggcgagttctggttgggCTTGGATCGCATCCATCAGCTGACCGCGTCGAAACCACACGAACTAGTGGTGCTGCTGGAAGACTacgatggaaataaaacaaacgcaaagTACGATCGCTTTGAGATTGGAGACGAGAGCCAAAAGTATGTGTTAAAGTCGCTCGGAGGGTATTTGGGAACGGCTGGTAATGCGATGAACGATCTGGTAGGAATGAAGTTTACAACACTTGATGCCGATAACGACGCGTGGAACAAGAACTGCGCTGTTTCATTCACTGGTGCATGGTGGTATAAAGACTGCCATAGGAG CAATctcaatggaaaatatttacgCGGAGAAACAAAAGAGTTCGCTACGGGCATGGTATGGCAGCCTTTTCGTGGATATCATCATTCTCTGAAAACAGCGAAAATGATGATCAGGCCGTTAAATTGA
- the LOC131292122 gene encoding ficolin-2-like, whose translation MSQLRWSLLVVAVFCVGIASIKCETNGSGFSFEMIMTKLQVLEFHIMQKDLQVDERITVLSSNVANLVKSVEQLSWVAQQTGETVNQVGFNGKQVAHNLSLIQRDLRDVIAEQRLLLSTQQFGEYLIQGGCKTSNMSQFKRESRYTSCRDVPFHLSGIYQIQPEKPFKEPMSVLCDQEYESGGWTVIQHRFDGSVNFYRGWQEYKSGFGSLEGEFWLGLDRIHQLTASKPHELVVLLEDYDGNKTYAKYDRFEIGDEGQKYVLKSVGTYSGTAGDSITELVGMKFTTLDADNDTWDKNCAVEFTGAWWYTACHKSNLNGKYLRGETKEFATGMVWQTFRGYHHALKTSKIMVRPLSL comes from the exons ATGTCTCAGCTCAGATGGTCGCTTCTTGTTGTAGCAGTGTTTTGCGTTGGGATTGCATCGATAAAGTGTGAAACAAATGGTAGTGGCTTCTCGTTTGAGATGATCATGACAAAGCTGCAAGTGCTCGAGTTTCACATCATGCAGAAAGATCTTCAAGTGGACGAGCGAATCACCGTACTGTCCTCGAATGTGGCCAATTTGGTTAAGTCCGTCGAGCAGTTGTCGTGGGTGGCCCAACAGACTGGAGAAACTGTCAACCAGGTTGGATTCAATGGCAAGCAGGTTGCTCACAATCTGAGTCTCATCCAACGTGATCTCAGAGATGTTATCGCGGAACAGAGGCTGCTCCTTAGCACCCAACAGTTTGGGGAATATTTAATCCAAGGCGGTTGTAAAACGAGCAACATGTCACAGTTCAAACGTGAGAGCAGGTACACATCCTGCAGAGACGTGCCATTCCACTTATCAGGAATATACCAGATTCAACCGGAGAAACCTTTCAAGGAACCGATGAGCGTCCTGTGCGATCAAGAGTACGAGTCCGGAGGATGGACAGTAATTCAGCATCGCTTTGACGGTTCGGTGAACTTCTACCGAGGCTGGCAGGAGTATAAGAGTGGTTTCGGTAGCCTAGAAGGCGAGTTCTGGTTAGGCTTGGATCGCATCCATCAGCTGACCGCGTCGAAACCACACGAACTAGTGGTGCTGCTGGAAGACTacgatggaaataaaacatacgCAAAGTACGATCGCTTTGAGATTGGAGACGAGGGTCAGAAGTATGTCTTGAAGAGTGTAGGCACTTATTCCGGTACGGCGGGTGACTCAATAACAGAACTGGTAGGGATGAAGTTCACCACACTCGATGCTGATAACGACACATGGGATAAAAACTGCGCTGTTGAGTTCACTGGAGCGTGGTGGTACACTGCCTGCCACAAGAG CAATCTGAATGGAAAGTACTTGCGCGGAGAAACGAAGGAGTTTGCTACAGGCATGGTTTGGCAGACGTTTCGTGGATATCATCATGCACTGAAAACATCGAAAATTATGGTAAGACCATTGAGTCTATGA
- the LOC131294535 gene encoding ficolin-2-like has translation MRIFLLYASLVLVLGSSCGPAIVRCVTTLDVSKSGFSIEMIITKLQVLEYHILKTDVKMDDESNYTSCRSIPFKKTGIYQIQPEKPFKEPITVLCDQDYSSGGWTVIQHRFEGSVIFYRGWQEYKNGFGSLEGEFWLGLDSIHQLTASKPHELVILLEDYNGNKTYANYDRFEIGDEGQKYALKTLGVFSGTAGDSLGAQKGMKFTTLDADNDRWVKNCAVEFTGAWWYAACHESNLNGQYLRGDTDQYATGMVWKSFRGLYHSLKSSKMMIRPKEM, from the exons ATGAGGATCTTTCTACTATATGCGAGTTTGGTGCTTGTTTTGGGGTCTTCTTGTGGCCCAGCGATAGTGCGGTGCGTAACGACCCTGGATGTCTCAAAAAGCGGATTTTCTATCGAAATGATTATCACCAAGTTGCAAGTGCTCGAGTATCACATTCTGAAGACGGATGTGAAAATGGACGA CGAATCCAACTATACTTCCTGCCGGTCCATTCCATTTAAGAAAACCGGAATATACCAGATTCAACCGGAGAAACCTTTCAAGGAACCAATAACTGTATTGTGTGATCAAGACTACAGTTCTGGAGGATGGACAGTGATTCAGCATCGTTTCGAGGGTTCTGTGATTTTCTACCGTGGCTGGCAGGAATACAAGAACGGGTTCGGTAGTTTAgagggcgagttctggttgggGTTGGATAGCATCCATCAGTTGACGGCCTCGAAGCCACACGAGCTGGTGATACTGCTGGAGGATTACAATGGCAACAAGACATACGCGAATTATGATCGctttgagattggagatgaggGCCAAAAGTATGCCTTAAAGACACTTGGCGTCTTTTCCGGTACGGCTGGAGATTCTTTAGGTGCACAGAAGGg aatgAAGTTCACCACATTAGACGCTGATAACGACAGATGGGTGAAAAACTGCGCTGTTGAGTTCACTGGAGCCTGGTGGTATGCAGCTTGTCATGAAAG CAATTTGAATGGCCAGTATTTGCGTGGTGACACGGATCAATATGCGACCGGAATGGTGTGGAAGTCGTTCCGGGGATTATATCATTCATTGAAATCATCGAAGATGATGATACGACCGAaggaaatgtaa